From the genome of Vitis riparia cultivar Riparia Gloire de Montpellier isolate 1030 chromosome 11, EGFV_Vit.rip_1.0, whole genome shotgun sequence:
ATTTGACACTTCTGTCAACCCAAAGAAAGCAACCAGCATCCTTGTGGCTACTAACTAGATTAGTgctgatgaaaaaaaaaaaaaaagaggcacAAAGCAGAAGAAAGAGGGATGGCAGGGGGGTTGTGGGTGAAAGAATCCAATTTCTCTATCTGTTTCCAGTGAAAACAGCATGAAGGAAGCATGCTTGCTAGGAGTATATCCCATAAGAATCTCACCTGACTCCTCCAGTTGTGTAGATTATGTTCTCCAAATCCCTTTAAAGGCATAACAACTGACACTCTTGGAAGCTTAGCTTGATTAGAGTGCTCAAGGTCATTGATATCATGGTAAAGAAATGCAAAGCTATTCCCACCTTTCATATTATCCTTTATTCGCTTGATCTCTCTATTCCTGTgggaagaagaaaatatttgaagatatctcaaataaaaaaaaagtaagtttcTGTATCAAAATAACAGAGAATGAATAATAGACTAAAAGCCATGCTATTTCCATACTGGtcatcaattcttttttttattattggatATACTGGTCATCAATTCTTGGTACCTGACATAAGCTGCAAGAGCCCACCCAAGAGCAAGAGTTAAGCAGATCACGCATCCCTGTGGCACAAAGAAAAACTCAGATTCATACATGACCACACTGTGATAATACTATCCTAAAGGGCCACAAAAACATAGCACACAATGtttaaacaaatattacatatatttttttttgataggtaaacaaatattatatatatatatatataacccaCAATGAACCAAGATTGATATaagattataattttttgttgattaaataGTGTTATTATAATTAGCATTATGCTTATCAGACAAGGTACATATATGCAGCAAAAATAAATCCATTACGTAAATAGCTCCCAATCGAATCACTCAACGATACCACACAAGGTTCACATTGAATTATCTAATGTGGCATACGCCAGTTTTTGATAATATGGATAAGCTACTCATACCATAAACCTTTCATGCATTTTCCAATGGCCATGCTAGGGTGGGTAAACAGttattttaacttcttttttaaCTCTCTCTAATGGGGCATCTCAAACGGATAATGAACACAAGAACATGGTGCAGTGTTCTTCTTACAAGTGTAGAGATGTACACTCCCTAAAATTCCAcatgataagaaaccaaaatCGAACTGCAGTAGCCAATAGATATCCAAAGGAGTCTTATTTGTCTAAGCCAGCCAAATTTACAGAGATAAAATCCATTCACTACCTAATGATTCTCTCGTAACCCCACCTTAAGGAATCCAATATATTCCAAGATATAAGGTCCACAAACCCAAAATTGAACCCCGTTCAGACTGGTTCTCTGTACCGACATCTGCGATTCTGACCAAAAATCAAGCAACCGACCTCCTTATTATCATCCACGCACAAAACTTTCTTTTCATAAAAGTTATCATAAATTAAACTCCTAAACCCGATTCtgattgaaaaaacaaacacctttAACATCCAGAAAACTCAAAAGTcacctaataataataaaaataaaaataaaaaaacctaacaAGAACAACAACTCAAAACTTTCCAGTGTGAGAATCACCACTCaatcattaagaaatcaaatcCGGTCACTCActtgcaaaaaaaatttaaaaaccgagattcaaattttgggtttcttttcttctcccaCTGTCCGAACAACAAAACAACTCAGATCCAAACCacgaaaacaaagaaaaaacagtCACAAAAAACGAACCTGGATCTGGATAAAAATGGCGAGAGGACTGCAACAAGCTCTGCTGGCAGAGAAGAGATACGAATCGAATGCCGACACCGTCTCTCCCATTGCGCGCTAGGGCAAATGAGGGAGCagagagaagaagagaaggaaggaaaaaaaaaccaaaaccctaGAATTCAACTACAGTCCCTCTCTACCTCCGCCTCAGATCACCATGGAAAGAAGGAACAGAgcgagagagagaaaagggcgAAATGCTAGAGACCGCGTAATTTTATATTTCGAACAGcccaggttttttttttccccttttccgTTCTTACTGCAGTAAAAGATTCACCATCcgtttgtttttttccttattaccgctagagagagaaagagagaggattgtgagaagagagagaagagagaagagacaGTTGGAACGGTGGTTATTTATAGGTAAATGTCTGAGAAATTGGAGCGTGTGAGGTGTCACGTGCGGAGAGGTGAAGGATCTTTTGGAGAAGATGCCGCTCTTAGGTTGGGATCTTCACTTGGTGTCGCTTTTGATTACAGCTCCTTTCTGCGCTGGGGGTGGGCTATTTCCACCTCACTTTTTGCTGGTCCCACGCCCCCCTGTTTCCATTATGAGAGGGAGGAGtttcaatttcatatatatttataaacacAACACAAACCTTCCCTGGCAAGCTTTGATTTGATTGGAATATTGATtccattttgataatttttaatattatgattCCACACATCACACGTTTCCActccatttttaaatataaatttcctaaaatttgacTTCGATTTCAtctgaaaatgattttgataaaataattttagaattttagcgATTTCATtataaatgcttttaaaaattcttgaaaGCTCTTCTTTTGATAGATAtgtgaaaatcaattttaaattttttagactcgtattttcaaaaaactaattataacaatgattgatttaatttgaaaattgattcaaatttgataatttttaatattataatttaacacattttaatttcaatttaataaaaaaaccttttaaattttacttcgaatttatttgaaaatgattctcataaaaacatttttaatctgTAGcagctttttaaaatatttagaacatttaaaaaaaaattaaaacaatatttccaaaaaagaaatcctttttttcatataatatatttaaaagttaaaacccaCTATTAAATCACTTCTTTGAATTTATATACAAACGTTATCTATCTTTTGGATATACCCTTTATTTCATgataataatttctatataagaCTAAAACCTACCTTTTTaagataatgatttttaaaagctatttaaagtgtttatgaattaaaaaaaaaattatacctcaaattttaaatttttttaccattaaaaattttcaaaagttatcgtgttttttttttaaaaaaaattattaatattttatatgtttagaaatggaaaatatgaagTGTATAGAATAAGGATAAGTgtcataaataatcaaaatcataTCCAAATTTGGTTTTTCGATGACTCCAtccttatttaataaaataagaacatttaaaatacaattttaaatggaaaataatattaactttttttttttctatttattcatAATTCAATATGGAAACTAACTATCATTTCAATCAAACAAATAATCCAATATAATTTAtctctattttatatatttttaaaaaataataatcttttaattGAGCACAATACAagaatttagatttaaaattttcaaaatcatcattatttttgtcttaaaaatacttccaaacacttaattttaaatacaaactcaatcattcatatttttagcattttattACCTAAAAACCAACACTcaatgtatttttattaaatgataaaataatgtaataattagattattaatataaaagtggatttagaagtgattttaaaaaacgtttctaatatttttaacacttgaataataaaaaatttaaagtattaaaaacattaaaaacgcTTCTTAAAATTATCACCAAACAAACTTTAAATTATGTTATCTTGATATTTCCTCACTcctatgttttaaaatataaaaaagtggCATTAGTGAATAAATCCGTGGAAATAGTGAGCCATCAATCATCATGGTTGTGGAGGGCATGGAAGCCGATCATAATTGGCGGCACGCCTCCCTTGTCAAAtagattaataattaatttaagaatatatatatatatatatatatatatatatatatatatatatatatatatatatattattttattttattaaaatatagcataataattaataaattaggtATGTCAATCTTAGAAGAAATCAAACAAAGCCCAGTGGGGACCACTACATTTGAATCTTACAACATTCAAATGGTTTTTAGCTCCATTTTAAGGAATGAACATGCATCCATGTGAAATTTCCTTAGAtttaaagtttttcaaaatttttcttgtTCAATTTCAAGTGTCCATGGCGGCATCCAATGGGCAGATGGACACGCTGACAATTTAATTTTGAGGAGAGATTGCACACGTCACGCtaccaaaattaaattaaaaaattgttttaaatatttatccaTTGCAGTCATAGGAATCTTCTTGAAGCCCTCGTGGATATTCCAAAATGAATCGGtgattttcaaaaggaaaatgaaagaaggaaGTTTCCTCGAAGAAATGGGTTGTCATCCGTCAAAAGGGGGGTTTGGATATGAGAAATGATGATGCAGAAGGGGACTTTGAGCTAAGGAAGATGGATATGACTTCTCCCACATGCTTTTGCCCAGCTTGGCTTCAAGGGGCCACGTCATCTAAAGATGATTGCAGACCCCATGTGGCACATTACTGGAAATTTGGATTCTTCATCTGAAATGGATGTGGCATGATGGTCCATGTGTCTCTGGTCTAGGATAATTCATAATTGTCTCAGCCCGCTGGTCCTTTCTTTGACCTACACCTGCATTTCATGTTTGAATGGTTGTTGGCCACCCATGAAGTCTCTGCAATTTCCTTGAGACCCAATGCTCTAGATATGGTCTGAAACAGATTGGATATAGAAGTAGGACCTGCAATGGCATCTGAGGAGATTGACCAGTGGATTGGCAGATATTGTTTACCCTGTATCGACTGCAACTCCATGTGGGGAAAAGAATATCTGTAATGGTCAATCTTTGAGAgaatgaatcaaatttcaattgGGGATGGACGGCCATAACTGCAATTACCAAGCAATTCTACTGATTAACAGACACTGCATTTCTCTCACAACAATATAAGCCTTGCTACCCTTCAGCTAGAAAACAACTTATTGCAGAAAATGGGGATTAGAACACAAAGATGGCCATGGATGGCAGCATCACTGGTAGTGCCAATCTGTATTTTTTGCATTCTACCACATCATTTGAGTTTATGATAAACATTTGCAGCATTTCTGTCATGATCTTGAGCCAAATGGGCACACCTGCTGTCAAAATATGGACCAACATATGGGCAAGCAGAGAATGAAAGGGACAAATTCATGCTAACATTCCAAATTTCATATGCTCTTTTGTTACACAGATTAAAAATGAGTGAAGAAGCACAAATGTCAGGCACGCACCACAAGAAgatgtttcattttttacacCTACTGAAGAGGGAAAATTGAAGGTTTTGAACATTCAACCATGTCTCGTAGAATAGGTATTAGATGGATCTCACATATAGACACACTCACATCTGAGATACATGTTCAAGTTCTTGTAACAACATCTCATCCAGGTGATTTCTCTAATGAAAAACTAGGACCAGCAAGTGAAGTATGCTAATTAGGACAGGTAGGGTCATTGGTTGGCAGGTTAACTTTAAATTTGTGAATATTTGAGGGTAGAAAAGCTGAATTGAAGGTTATCAGGCAGCATCTCATCCTGGCCTGGAATGAGGTTTCCCATAGAATTATTGGTAGAACAAATGCTGAAGTGGTCACTTAAATGACTATTCCTTAAACTCCCCCATGGACCCTGATGGTGCTCTTATCAAGGATTTCTGTGTTTGTTGACGGAAATGAGGACTTTTGGCAGGTTTATGACTTACGCTGTTGTTTGGATGCTGGAATCTGTGAGAGaacaaggaaaaatagaagaatgaaAGGTAAtcctttgttaaaaaaataaaagtttggaaTGATTTTCCTCCATCCATTCTTTCCCCAACTATCTTTGCTGttttaaatataacaaatttttatcatatctttgcttcttttttgttttccattatAAACAAACAAGAGACagattttccttctttttcttctctctttccctCCATTATATGGGCTCTTAAAGTTCAAACAACCTCACTACTTCCAGAATTTCTGATCCCGCAAACACACCTGCACAGTGAGCACACACTTGACCAAAATAACAGAAGTACAGCTGTTGCTAGAGGTTTTGATGCTATGGTTTACCCAAGAACACAAAAAATGAATGGGAAAAAAAGGCTTGGTCCACCAAGCACGTGTTTCAGCATTTCACATGAAAAGCTTGAAACAGGCAATAAGTAGTCCACAGTGCAATGATGTACAATAATATTCATACCAATATCCAGCTAGATTTTTATGCAAAACTTGCCAATTTGTTTCATACATAAAGAGTCCAACCATACAATCATGCAAGTTATAGCATTTGCACACATATGACTGGAACATGAATCAATGCATCAGTCACTAGGCTCAAAATTTGCAGGGAACGAACAGTTATGCAGAGCATCATAAAATAGAACTATGAAAGCAGATAGGTGTGGTATTTGTGACATACCCATCAAAATCAAAGTTCATTCTTGCAAACTTGACTAGCTTGATAGGTAAGAAGTGATTTGGAATAACATCAGGATCTAGACTCCAAATTTGCTGTAAATGTAACAGGGATGACAAAACAAGCCAAAATAAAGCAAGGGAACGAGCATCTGCATATCCATGAGGTCATCTTACAATAAGTTTGATCCGATTTCATGTGTGCACACATAATTGTGATTCTCTGTTCATCTAAGCTTGTTACTGAGCCAAAGATACTTAAAGTTGTGCAACAATCTATACTATTGAATTTTTGGTAACTAAGAATCAGCCCTCCAAATGCCAATCAGATGGAATGATTATATTCGGAAAAATAAagattgaaagaaagaaagataatCAGTAATTTGAGATACATATCTAAGTACTGAGAAGAAATAGGTTGATGCTGATCATAGAATCTCATCCAAATCAGTCACATTGCCCATCATTTAAGTGGCCTGTGTTATCATCCTTCTTTCCAATCAATCaagtaatgaaaagaaaataaaccttGTGATCTACTTCCAGAAACTTACAGGAGGGCCCTACAaatgccatatatatatatatatatagtttgatGCAAGGGCTCAGAATCTCATTGAAGTGCATCGACTTGCTTATCACCTAAGAGGCAATTGTTATCATAGCTATTCCCAACCAAATGGTGAAGAAGCACTCCAGCAGCAACACTGACATTCAAACTCTCAACTGCCAAAAAGGACTGGAAGTCTTCAGTCAAGCACCTACGATCCATCTCTGAGGTATCCACATCTTCAACTTCTCCTGCAGTTACATGCACTGGAATGTTTCCAGGGATCCTAATTAACTGAGTACATGACCTCTCCACCAAAGGTCTCAACCCAGTGCCCTCACTGCCCAAAACAAGAATTGTGGGTGCACCAGGTGAAATCTCATTCAAAGGAATTGCTCTTGGAGATACTGAGCCTCCAAGAACCTGCCAACCATTTTCAGCAGATGATGTTAAGAACTGCATCATATTCTTGCAAAACCTGAGCTCCATCAACTCGAGGGAGCCTGCACTTGCTTTGCTCACAACGCCACTCAATGGAGCTGAGTTCTTTGCACATAATACCACCCCTGAAACTCCAAAAAAGTAAGCAGACCGAATAATTGCCCCCAAATTCTGAGGATCTGTAACCTCATCCAGTGCTACCCATAAGGGACCCTTCTCTCCCTCAGTTAAAACAGGGtccaattcctttatttttaccATCTCCAATGGAGAAGCATCTAGCACCAGTCCCTGATGGGGTCGGTTATCAACAACCATATTGAGATCATGCTTTGATAAGTCTTTAATGCTTAAACCAATTTTTTCTGCTAGCTTCAAAACCTTCTCAAACCCTTTCTTGTCCTTCTTCTTCCTATTATTACCACTCAAATCCAATCCTTCTTGAACATACAATGCATAAAATTCTCTTCTTCCAGCAGACAATGCAGCAAGAACAGGACCAACCCCATAAATTCCTTCACCAACAATCTTAGGTATTGTAGATTCAGTAGCTTCTTTCCATGTCTTTCTACCCCAATTTTCCTGCTTATTCCACCTTCGTAATTCTGGTCTCTCATATCTGCCTTTGACATCCCCAGTTTCCGTATACCTATCCTTAATCTTATCCCATCTTGGATCATCAATAACCTCCATTTCTTCTTCAGCACTTTCTTCTCTCTCCATATAACCATTTTTCTGACTCTCTACCATGTCTACCATTATATTCTTACTTCCCTCAGTCCCCGCTCTAAGTGTACCATTTTTTGGAAGAAGCTCCCTTGAACTGTGATTTTTCCCAAATCTTTCTGCTGATTCCTCCCAGGAAGAGCGACTAGTTTCTGCAGTTGTCACTTTCTCTGACCTTTTAGCTGATTTCTCCCGATAAGActgattatttttcaaattcaccACTTTGTctgagcttttcctttccttagctCCCTTTGCTGTTAACCAGGGAAGTGCTTTCCCAGTTCTCATTGCACCACTGCCTCCAACAACTCTCGCAGAATATGAACTCGAAAAACTTCTACCTCttaaaaaattgtaactttGCACAACATTTTTGAGACGAAATCCACAGGAGACGCTTCTGGGTCTTCTTGTTGTGCCCTTTTCAAGGGCTTTCTGATGCAACTCAATCAAATTCCCAGTGGATTTCAACGAATGGGAGTTCTCATGGGGTTTGCAACCAAACCCACATGAGAGGGTTGCGCATTTCACCAAAATGGGGTTTTGTGAGGGTTTTGGATGAAATCCAATTGGCAAGAACTGGGTTTTCAATGTGTGGAACTTTCGGAAGCATATGGGCTGTGATGAAACCCTAATAGCCAAGGGAAATGCCTGGCACTTTGTGAAATTACAGTACATGGTATGAATTAAAAGGAGAAACTTTCCAGAAGATGAATCTGAAAACTTGAAGTAAAGGAGTTCAGAAACAGAAAAATCTAACCTTGATTACAAGTTTAAGAGGAATACTGAGAAAGTTCTCGATTGCATATTTGAACCAGAACCATGACTCGAGTCTGCGCCGTCTCCTCCTCTGTGAACCCGTGCTCAGGTAACCTACGACGTCGTTTAGCTCTTATCACAATGAAAActgtctttatattttttttcaaattaaaataaaaatgacaaaaactatatttgcttttctttaatttttttatggtatatcctaaaattcaattatttcataAGATATTGAAATAACTAAACTTGCAAGATAAactattcttataaaaaaaaattgtaaaattaaaaaatgagaagaagaaaaaaatgaatacgaatgtttaaaaaaaaaaggatactatgaaataaattgaatcaatattttattagaCGTTTCTCTTTTTAACAAAGAGTCaccaaaaaaatttgtttctgatcatcaataaattctcataatttaataaattctcatattttataatactcTTCATCGGATGATTATAAGAATATGTATCATTACAACATTACTACGAAAAAccctatggaaaaaaaatcctaatgaagaaaaaatagtatAATGTTCTTTTGAACTACTACAATTGCctcattaaaaattttgtatgtAAAACTTAGTGAGACAAAACTtgtatgaaggaaaaaaaaaagtataatatatcTATATCTGTGATGTCCCatatcggataggggagaatgttcctggcgctatatatgtagagattcctcttaaccaagtagacgcgttttaaagccgtgatgactcccttgggcccaaagcagacaatatctacatggttgggtgcgggtcgttacaaatggtatcagagccgatccccgaccccgatgtgggggtttgtttggctttatctgtttgaccccgcaatcccatgagacacaatgaggacgttgtgtctgcatttGGGGgagggggtgtttgtgatgtctcacatcagataggggagaatgtttctggcgctatatatgtagagattccttttaaccaagtagacgcgttttaaagccgtgatgGCCTCCTTAGGctcaaagcggacaatatctacatggttggatgCAGGTCGTTACAATATCAATATTCTTCCTCTATGTAGACATGTTGGTGTAAAACTTTATATCTTGGAAGCAAGTTTACAAAATATTATGTCTGGTCATGTATAATCTACAACATACATTAGTGCACTAATGACATTGAAATAAAGGTACTTTTTTACTAAGTAGttttttgttatcttttttAGGATGAAAGAAGTCTTTTTTCACTTTAGTGAATGAACTGCATTTTAATGGATGTGATGTCTCACATCAGATAGGGGAAAATGTTcatggcgctatatatgtagagattCCTTTttaccaagtagacgcgttttaaagccgtgatgGCCCCCTTAGGctcaaagtggacaatatctacatggttggatgCAGGTCGTTACAATATCAATATTCTTCCTCTATGTAGACATGTTGGTGTAAAACTTTATATCTTGGAAGCAAGTTTACAAAATATTATGTCTGGTCATGTATAATCTACAACATACATTAGTGCACTAATGACATTGAAATAAAGGCACTTTTTTACTAAGTAGttttttgttatcttttttAGGATGAAAGAAGTCTTTTTTCACTTTAGTGAATGAACTGCATTTTAATGGATGTgatttgtttgaaaatgtttcAGGACTTTTTGtgttaattgattgattaacaTTTTATTTGGAAAGTGTTTGATTTACAACTCAAGACAACATTTTttgattttccaaaatatttcaTTAGATAATTAACCACTCTTATACACTCTTTagtgtagggacccatccctgatgacacgtggcacgcgtCCCCTGACGATACATGGCACGTGACCCTATCCGAAGTAtccacatccggatttccccaaaAGTACACGTGGTGCGCTTTCCTACCCGGACCCCTGAAATAAAGAAGCACACGGGACTCGCAAAAcatcctatccggaccaccgccattactcatccggcgacctttcatattctaccCGGAAATCGCAAAACATCCTATCCGGACCACTGCCAttactcatccggcgacctttcatattctaccCGGATATGTTCATCCGAATCACTAGCCAAGCCAAGCAtgcctcactacgtcattctgacatcccATCACAAATCATATCCCAGTGCCTACAGAGTGAACAGACAGAAGTGACAGCAAGTCACTTCTCACGATCTCTGACAACCGTTCataggatgaggatgtccctgccaccacctagtagcatcatggtaaaccaaaaagccttccatcatttatggaggagagagagtttCCAAATACTATATATACAAACCTTCGCGCAAAGGAGAAGGTAAGCCTttcaatacctagtaaaaggccaactgtgcccTCTTACCTTGTCTCTCTTttcatggctgacaaaaccatcggagggtgtgtccggacaccctgtccggacgccttttgcaggaacagCTGAATCAGGAATTCATATCAGTTGAGATCGTACgtccatccatttggcaactacgtggatcattgggaatacgaggcctcaacattTAGGAGTTCCAATAAAATTGTAATAATTATACACCTCCATTTTAATACATACAAGAACGTAGCTCAATCAAATATATTACCtaacattattttaaatatattatgagATATTAATCCTTATGGGAAATTATTTGCTTCAAGCATGTTAATTACTTAGGGATTTTATTGTTTCATGCATTTTGAATCTTTCGggattttaacatatttatgaATCTATATGCATTATATAATACATATTAATTCATTTAGGAACAATCAATTTTGATAGTTAGAACTATGATTAAGCATTAAAAGGGTTGATACAAGGTTTCTTGTAGAAACCTAATGCTATAATTTATCTTAAATACACTTTTGTATAATAACTCATTGATATCaaatacttttttgtttttatacaCTAGACTTCAAGTTCATTTACATTCAACAAGTTTGATGTCTTATAGACTACAAGTCTAAATACTCCTTATTTGGTCGACCGATCCAACTTGTTTGTATAGCATCTTCCATCTGGgtcacataattttttttatgtcaacATTCTTCCATGATTCATTAGTTGGAATCTTTATCATTTCTCATTATGTTATAGACCGTTTGAAAATAAGACAAATGTATTATTAAtgac
Proteins encoded in this window:
- the LOC117924550 gene encoding uncharacterized protein LOC117924550, which translates into the protein MYCNFTKCQAFPLAIRVSSQPICFRKFHTLKTQFLPIGFHPKPSQNPILVKCATLSCGFGCKPHENSHSLKSTGNLIELHQKALEKGTTRRPRSVSCGFRLKNVVQSYNFLRGRSFSSSYSARVVGGSGAMRTGKALPWLTAKGAKERKSSDKVVNLKNNQSYREKSAKRSEKVTTAETSRSSWEESAERFGKNHSSRELLPKNGTLRAGTEGSKNIMVDMVESQKNGYMEREESAEEEMEVIDDPRWDKIKDRYTETGDVKGRYERPELRRWNKQENWGRKTWKEATESTIPKIVGEGIYGVGPVLAALSAGRREFYALYVQEGLDLSGNNRKKKDKKGFEKVLKLAEKIGLSIKDLSKHDLNMVVDNRPHQGLVLDASPLEMVKIKELDPVLTEGEKGPLWVALDEVTDPQNLGAIIRSAYFFGVSGVVLCAKNSAPLSGVVSKASAGSLELMELRFCKNMMQFLTSSAENGWQVLGGSVSPRAIPLNEISPGAPTILVLGSEGTGLRPLVERSCTQLIRIPGNIPVHVTAGEVEDVDTSEMDRRCLTEDFQSFLAVESLNVSVAAGVLLHHLVGNSYDNNCLLGDKQVDALQ